Proteins from a single region of Bradyrhizobium diazoefficiens:
- a CDS encoding AbrB/MazE/SpoVT family DNA-binding domain-containing protein, with protein sequence MAGAEKLITTVSTKGQIILPSAIRQRREWRAGTRLTVEDTPEGVLLKPAPAFTETRPEDVFGVLAHQGKPKTLEEMDASVLAEARRRHDRD encoded by the coding sequence ATGGCCGGCGCGGAAAAGCTCATTACGACCGTTTCCACCAAGGGGCAGATCATCCTGCCCAGCGCCATTCGTCAGCGGCGGGAATGGAGGGCGGGAACGCGGCTCACCGTTGAGGACACCCCGGAGGGCGTGCTGTTGAAGCCGGCGCCGGCCTTTACGGAGACGCGGCCGGAGGACGTGTTCGGCGTCCTGGCCCACCAAGGCAAACCGAAAACGCTGGAAGAGATGGACGCAAGCGTGCTTGCCGAAGCCAGGCGGCGGCATGATCGCGATTGA
- a CDS encoding type II toxin-antitoxin system VapC family toxin, with product MIAIDTNLIVRYLTGDHATQSALARALIDGERVFATITVLLEVEWVLRGAYEYRAADVVPALRGFAGLPTVTVEDGAMVAAALDLAEKGMDFADALHLTRSGHCEGFVTFDRKLVRAAKAAGHEGVREARSSR from the coding sequence ATGATCGCGATTGATACCAACCTGATCGTCCGGTACCTGACCGGAGACCACGCCACACAATCCGCACTTGCCCGCGCCTTGATCGACGGCGAGAGAGTCTTCGCCACTATCACGGTGCTCCTCGAAGTCGAATGGGTGCTGCGAGGCGCGTACGAGTATCGGGCTGCGGACGTCGTGCCCGCGCTTCGCGGCTTCGCGGGCCTTCCGACCGTCACGGTCGAGGACGGCGCGATGGTTGCGGCGGCGCTCGACCTTGCCGAGAAGGGAATGGATTTCGCGGATGCTCTGCATCTGACAAGATCCGGACATTGCGAGGGCTTCGTCACCTTCGATCGCAAGCTCGTCAGGGCCGCGAAAGCGGCTGGCCATGAAGGGGTGCGCGAAGCACGGTCATCGCGGTGA
- the hpnH gene encoding adenosyl-hopene transferase HpnH encodes MAIPFFKEMRIGGYLLKQKLLGRKRYPLVLMLEPLFRCNLACVGCGKIDYPDAILNRRMTAQECWDAADECGAPMVAIPGGEPLIHKEIGEIVRGLVARKKFVSLCTNALLLEKKLDLFEPSPYLFFSVHLDGLRDHHDKAVSQKGVFDRAVSAIKAAKARGFTVNVNATIFDGHPAEEIAKFLDLTVELGVGVSMSPGYAYERAPDQEHFLNRTKTKKLFRDVFALGKGKKWNFMHSGLFLDFLAGNQEYECTPWGMPARNIFGWQKPCYLLGEGYAKTFKELMDTTEWETYGTGKYEKCADCMAHCGYEPTAATAALNNPLKAMWVSLRGVKTSGPMAPEIDMSKQRPAQYIFSEQVQKKLSEIRKDEAEAAQAKAARKASTAA; translated from the coding sequence ATGGCAATCCCCTTCTTCAAGGAAATGCGTATCGGCGGCTATTTGCTCAAGCAGAAACTGCTTGGCCGCAAACGCTATCCGCTCGTGCTGATGCTGGAGCCGCTGTTCCGCTGCAACCTCGCCTGCGTCGGCTGCGGCAAGATCGACTATCCGGATGCGATCCTCAACCGCCGCATGACGGCGCAGGAGTGCTGGGATGCGGCCGACGAGTGCGGCGCCCCGATGGTGGCGATTCCCGGCGGCGAGCCGCTGATCCACAAGGAGATCGGCGAGATCGTGCGCGGCCTGGTGGCGCGCAAGAAGTTCGTCTCGCTCTGCACCAACGCTCTGCTGCTGGAGAAGAAGCTCGACCTGTTCGAACCCTCGCCCTACTTGTTCTTCTCCGTGCATCTCGATGGCCTGCGCGACCACCACGACAAGGCGGTGTCGCAGAAGGGCGTGTTCGACCGTGCCGTCTCCGCAATCAAGGCGGCCAAGGCGCGCGGCTTCACCGTCAACGTCAACGCCACCATCTTCGACGGCCACCCGGCCGAGGAGATCGCGAAATTCCTCGACCTCACCGTCGAGCTCGGCGTCGGCGTGTCGATGTCGCCCGGCTACGCCTATGAGCGCGCGCCGGACCAGGAGCACTTCCTCAACCGCACCAAGACCAAGAAGCTGTTCCGCGACGTGTTTGCGCTTGGCAAGGGCAAGAAGTGGAACTTCATGCATTCCGGCCTGTTCCTCGACTTCCTCGCCGGCAACCAGGAATACGAGTGCACGCCGTGGGGCATGCCCGCGCGCAACATCTTCGGCTGGCAGAAGCCCTGCTACCTGCTCGGCGAAGGCTACGCGAAAACCTTCAAAGAGCTGATGGACACCACCGAGTGGGAGACCTACGGCACCGGCAAGTACGAGAAGTGCGCCGACTGCATGGCCCATTGCGGCTACGAGCCGACGGCCGCGACCGCAGCCCTCAACAACCCGCTGAAGGCGATGTGGGTGTCGCTGCGCGGCGTCAAGACCTCTGGTCCCATGGCGCCCGAGATCGACATGTCGAAGCAGCGCCCGGCACAGTACATCTTCTCGGAACAGGTCCAGAAGAAGCTCTCCGAGATCCGCAAGGACGAGGCCGAAGCCGCTCAGGCAAAGGCCGCGCGGAAGGCTTCGACGGCCGCGTAA